A single genomic interval of Cucumis sativus cultivar 9930 chromosome 7, Cucumber_9930_V3, whole genome shotgun sequence harbors:
- the LOC105436069 gene encoding nucleoplasmin-like protein ANO39 has translation MATVEIVSPNATLLEDTTTVKETVTKEEVEEQSSPDTTSKENVEEKEESVKVDEVVDEKSSDDSEAVVPNEKVEATAEEEEEEDEVVILTDDDEVEELEYNEEAAEVAKEENDKPDESSVVPEAKAVVSEEAEEEDEKKDEAAEEKKE, from the exons ATGGCCACCGTTGAG ATCGTATCTCCGAATGCCACTCTCTTAGAAGACACGACGACTGTTAAAGAGACGGTCACAAAAGAAGAAGTCGAGGAACAATCGTCACCAGACACGACATCAAAAGAGAAcgtagaagaaaaagaagagagtgTTAAAGTTGACGaagttgttgatgaaaaatcGTCAGATGATTCAGAAGCCGTTGTTCcaaatgaaaaagttgaagCAACGGctgaagaggaagaggaggaagatgaGGTTGTTATTCTAACAGATGATGACGAGGTCGAGGAATTAGAATATAATGAAGAAGCTGCAGAAGTAGCCAAGGAAGAAAACGACAAACCCGACGAGTCATCGGTCGTACCGGAAGCCAAAGCTGTAGTATCAGAGGAGgcagaggaagaagatgagaagaaagatgaagccgcagaggagaagaaagagtaA
- the LOC101210032 gene encoding rho GDP-dissociation inhibitor 1 encodes MSLAVGAASNSKNMGFDENREEGGALDNHGNENEATEKISRQMSETSLSATEDETDDEGSNIELGPQRTLKEELEKDKDDESLRRWKEQLLGAVDLENAGETLEPEVKILSLSIVSPERPDLVLPIPEDGNPKGLWFTLKEGSRYSLKFSFQVTNNIVAGLKYTNTVWKTGVKVDSAKEMLGTFSPQLETYTHVMPEDTTPSGMFARGSYSARSKFLDDDNKCYLEINYTFDIRKDWAAT; translated from the exons ATGTCTTTGGCTGTTGGGGCTGCCTCAAATTCCAAGAACATGGGGTTTGATGAGAATCGTGAGGAGGGAGGTGCATTGGATAACCATGGGAATGAGAATGAAGCTACTGAGAAGATTTCAAGGCAAATGAGTGAAACTTCTCTCTCTGCAACTGAGGATGAGACTGATGATGAAGGAAGTAATATTGAGTTGGGGCCTCAACGCACATTGAAAGAAGAGCTTGAAAAAGATAAG GATGATGAGAGTCTTAGGAGGTGGAAGGAGCAGCTTCTTGGAGCTGTGGATTTAGAAAATGCTGgag AAACTCTTGAGCCAGAGGTGAAGATTCTAAGTCTTTCAATAGTGTCTCCAGAGAGACCAGATTTAGTTCTTCCCATTCCCGAGGACGGGAATCCAAAAGGATTGTGGTTTACCCTAAAAGAAGGCAGCCGTTACAGCCTGAAATTCTCCTTCCAAGTGACTAACAACATTGTTGCTGGCCTCAAGTACACCAACACTGTTTGGAAAACTGGTGTCAAAg TTGATAGCGCCAAAGAGATGCTTGGAACTTTCAGTCCCCAGCTAGAGACCTACACTCATGTAATGCCAGAGGATACCACACCCTCCGGCATGTTCGCCCGTGGATCGTATTCAGCAAGATCTAAG TTTCTTGATGATGATAACAAGTGTTACTTGGAAATTAACTACACATTTGACATCAGAAAGGACTGGGCAGCAACATAA